In one window of Methanomassiliicoccales archaeon DNA:
- a CDS encoding RNA-binding domain-containing protein, whose protein sequence is MVDTVARARLFPTEDPEKVRKALLNLFPAAEMTTQGDEMIGRTEDLSRFKELIRNHRILDSTRAVMLRGVSEGTIIFQLNKQAAYVGKISFAEGRSPLGPITVVMIVSDPEATVDDVAPSTVDGLIP, encoded by the coding sequence ATGGTTGATACTGTGGCCCGGGCCAGGTTGTTCCCGACCGAGGACCCTGAAAAGGTGAGGAAAGCCCTGTTGAATCTCTTCCCCGCGGCCGAGATGACGACGCAGGGGGATGAAATGATCGGCCGCACAGAGGACCTGTCCCGTTTCAAGGAACTGATCCGCAACCACCGGATCTTGGACAGCACCAGAGCGGTCATGCTGCGCGGGGTTTCAGAGGGAACGATCATCTTCCAGCTGAACAAGCAGGCAGCATACGTTGGGAAAATAAGCTTCGCCGAGGGAAGGTCCCCGCTCGGCCCCATAACGGTCGTTATGATCGTTTCGGACCCGGAGGCGACCGTCGATGACGTGGCTCCATCCACCGTGGACGGTTTAATTCCATGA
- a CDS encoding sugar phosphate isomerase/epimerase family protein — protein sequence MIAISSPHISRWDFPYAIGKVAEHYQAWEIVAEGRHFLRDIIDDFLELSPSYDLQYSIHAPLSDINIGGLNPRLREASLKEVLDCLEIAHRMGVDLVTIHPGFISPLARLDREAAVAATKSSMKAIDAKTKELGIRAALENMPEMPVAMAKDPKELCHFLEGTELGACFDLGHANTVGNIPDFLEMKERFINMHVHDNAGDRDQHLVIGEGNTDFRKWLGAFRPYAGRYVIEAREFDRSLLSRDRLSAILSSLDRD from the coding sequence ATGATAGCCATCTCTTCACCGCATATCTCCAGATGGGACTTCCCATACGCCATCGGGAAGGTTGCAGAGCATTACCAAGCATGGGAAATAGTTGCCGAAGGGCGGCATTTCCTTCGTGATATCATTGACGATTTCCTTGAACTGTCGCCTTCATACGATCTTCAGTACTCCATTCATGCCCCTCTGAGCGACATCAACATCGGGGGGCTCAATCCCCGGCTCAGGGAGGCGTCTCTGAAAGAGGTATTGGATTGTTTGGAGATCGCACACCGGATGGGGGTGGACCTAGTGACCATACATCCCGGTTTCATCTCCCCGCTGGCCAGGCTGGACCGCGAGGCGGCGGTGGCCGCCACCAAGTCATCGATGAAGGCCATAGATGCAAAGACCAAGGAACTGGGAATACGGGCCGCTCTGGAAAACATGCCAGAGATGCCAGTGGCCATGGCGAAAGACCCTAAGGAGCTGTGCCATTTCCTTGAGGGGACCGAACTGGGGGCGTGCTTCGACCTAGGTCACGCCAACACCGTTGGCAACATCCCCGATTTCCTGGAGATGAAGGAACGGTTCATTAACATGCACGTACACGACAACGCCGGTGACCGGGACCAGCATCTGGTGATCGGGGAAGGCAATACAGACTTCCGGAAATGGCTAGGGGCGTTTCGGCCATATGCGGGGAGATACGTCATCGAGGCTCGGGAGTTCGATCGCTCCCTGTTATCCCGAGACAGATTGTCTGCCATCCTTTCCTCCTTGGATCGAGATTAA
- a CDS encoding V-type ATP synthase subunit D, producing the protein MPTADVKPTRSELLEIKKKIKRTKSGYKILKMKRDGLILEFFKILEQAKDIREKVNHDYQEAMERIAVAKAVDGAIAVQSSAFALKTHPELSLRSKNIMGIVVPEIEATSIRTPMDQRGYGVIGTSVYIDEAAKSFENLVETVIEAAEIETTMKKLLDEVEKTKRRVNALEFKVIPELEEAQAFIRLRLEEMERENTFRLKRIKQKAEAQG; encoded by the coding sequence ATGCCAACCGCCGACGTCAAACCAACCCGCTCCGAGCTCCTGGAGATCAAGAAGAAGATCAAGCGGACCAAGTCCGGCTATAAGATCCTCAAGATGAAGAGGGACGGGCTGATCCTTGAGTTCTTCAAGATCCTGGAGCAGGCCAAGGACATCAGGGAGAAGGTCAACCATGATTACCAGGAAGCGATGGAGCGCATAGCTGTGGCCAAGGCGGTCGACGGCGCGATCGCGGTGCAGAGCTCCGCATTCGCTCTCAAGACCCACCCGGAACTGTCACTACGCTCCAAGAACATCATGGGTATCGTGGTCCCGGAGATCGAGGCCACCTCGATCCGCACTCCCATGGACCAGCGCGGTTACGGCGTTATCGGTACTTCCGTCTACATTGACGAGGCGGCCAAGTCCTTCGAGAACTTGGTGGAGACGGTCATCGAGGCGGCGGAGATCGAGACCACCATGAAGAAACTGCTGGACGAGGTCGAGAAGACCAAACGCCGGGTCAACGCTCTGGAGTTCAAGGTCATCCCCGAGCTGGAGGAGGCCCAGGCCTTCATCCGTTTGCGCCTCGAAGAGATGGAGAGGGAGAACACCTTCCGGCTGAAGCGCATCAAGCAGAAGGCGGAAGCCCAAGGATGA
- a CDS encoding carbonic anhydrase yields the protein MPPAPPCVEDGSDLFIDNLKRGNERWRASYPGQPRFNGSAKAVILTCMDSRIPPLEMLGLSPGEVFIVRNAGNSVTADALRSLIICLTIMECRKVLVVGHSQCGMSCPTGLDDRVIELVDEEELIQRLGTHNENLRDWFGFHHLTDEEWVLRQVGELRFTLKKVLPRTEVDVLGAIYHLEDGRLDLL from the coding sequence ATGCCCCCAGCCCCACCCTGTGTAGAGGATGGTAGCGATCTTTTTATCGATAATCTGAAACGCGGGAATGAACGATGGAGAGCGTCATACCCAGGGCAGCCACGGTTCAATGGCTCGGCCAAGGCTGTGATATTGACCTGCATGGATTCCAGAATACCTCCTTTGGAGATGCTAGGGCTTTCCCCGGGCGAGGTGTTCATCGTGAGGAACGCGGGTAATTCCGTAACCGCGGATGCGCTGCGCTCCCTGATAATATGCCTGACCATAATGGAATGCCGGAAGGTGCTGGTGGTCGGCCATAGCCAGTGCGGCATGAGCTGTCCGACCGGTCTTGACGATCGGGTGATAGAACTTGTCGATGAGGAGGAATTAATACAGCGCCTGGGGACCCATAATGAAAACCTTCGTGACTGGTTCGGGTTTCATCATCTCACCGACGAGGAATGGGTACTGCGCCAGGTAGGGGAGCTTCGCTTCACTCTGAAAAAGGTGCTGCCGAGGACCGAGGTCGATGTCCTGGGTGCGATATACCACCTTGAGGACGGACGTTTGGACCTGTTGTAG
- a CDS encoding V-type ATP synthase subunit B, translating to MTSKEYRSITQIAGPLVFVEKTEPVGYNELAVVTLPDGTERMGQVLDSSDTVVVIQMFEGTSGIPRTAGARFLGETMKMPVSKDMLGRILSGSGKPLDGGPAIVPEDRLDIVGAAINPWARDNPSEFIQTGISTIDGMNTLVRGQKLPIFSGSGLPHNEIALQIARQAKVLGSTEDFAVVFAAMGITAEEAQYFMKDFERTGALKRAVVFLNLADDPAIERIITPRLALTTAEYLAFTLDMHVLVILTDLTNYCEALRQIGAAREEVPGRRGYPGYMYTDLAMLYERAGRIKGKKGSITQIPILSMPGDDITHPIPDLTGYITEGQIVAKRELLRAGIYPPIDVGSSLSRLMNEGIGKGRTREDHKAVSDQCYAAYAEGRDLRGLVAIVGKEALSERDRHFLDFADMFEKRIVKQGKEEDRTIEGTLDLMWDLLASLDERQLTRIDRKYIEKYHPKYRKKE from the coding sequence ATGACATCCAAGGAATACCGCTCGATCACGCAGATCGCCGGGCCGCTGGTCTTCGTGGAGAAGACCGAGCCTGTAGGATACAACGAGCTGGCCGTGGTCACCCTGCCTGACGGCACAGAAAGGATGGGACAGGTGCTGGACAGTTCCGACACCGTGGTCGTCATTCAGATGTTCGAGGGAACCTCAGGCATCCCCCGGACGGCAGGCGCCCGATTCTTGGGCGAGACCATGAAGATGCCGGTGTCCAAGGACATGCTGGGCAGGATCTTGTCCGGTTCCGGTAAGCCGTTGGACGGAGGTCCGGCCATAGTGCCAGAGGACCGTCTGGACATCGTCGGTGCCGCCATCAACCCCTGGGCTCGCGACAACCCGTCCGAGTTCATTCAGACCGGCATATCCACCATCGACGGCATGAACACCCTGGTCAGGGGGCAGAAGCTGCCCATCTTCTCCGGGTCTGGTCTGCCTCACAACGAGATCGCTCTTCAGATCGCTCGTCAGGCGAAGGTGCTCGGGTCCACCGAAGACTTCGCCGTGGTGTTCGCCGCCATGGGAATTACCGCCGAGGAAGCTCAGTATTTCATGAAGGACTTCGAGAGGACCGGCGCTCTGAAGAGGGCGGTGGTGTTCTTGAACCTGGCCGACGATCCCGCCATCGAAAGGATCATCACCCCTCGTTTAGCGTTAACCACCGCGGAGTACCTGGCATTCACCTTGGACATGCACGTGTTGGTCATCCTGACCGACCTTACGAACTATTGTGAGGCGCTGAGGCAGATCGGCGCCGCCCGTGAGGAGGTGCCCGGCCGACGTGGTTATCCGGGGTACATGTACACCGATCTGGCGATGCTGTACGAGCGCGCCGGTAGGATCAAGGGCAAGAAGGGAAGCATCACACAGATCCCCATCCTGTCCATGCCAGGTGATGATATCACCCATCCGATCCCCGACCTGACCGGGTACATCACCGAGGGTCAGATCGTGGCCAAGAGGGAACTGTTGAGAGCGGGCATCTACCCGCCCATCGACGTCGGTTCCTCCCTTTCCCGTTTGATGAACGAAGGTATCGGCAAGGGACGTACCAGGGAAGACCACAAGGCCGTCTCCGATCAGTGCTACGCCGCCTATGCGGAAGGACGCGATCTGCGCGGACTCGTGGCCATCGTTGGAAAGGAAGCTCTCTCCGAGAGGGACCGACATTTCCTGGACTTTGCTGACATGTTCGAGAAGCGCATCGTTAAGCAAGGCAAGGAAGAGGACCGCACCATCGAAGGTACCTTGGACCTGATGTGGGATCTGCTAGCGTCCCTGGACGAGAGGCAGCTGACCAGGATCGACCGTAAGTACATCGAGAAGTACCATCCGAAGTACCGCAAGAAGGAATAA
- a CDS encoding DNA-directed DNA polymerase II small subunit, translating to MRSRIVEALANDGFLLDHETEEYILGQDAPLQFARQVISQMVHRPLVVTMRDVRTVVRVETPRLTSLPRPMASGKRRIGEVEVLRDITSHSECLASVEGFARYFQDRYASLRQILLRRMELAGAQTIQRVLDPNRTSDSNKEIKVIGMVNEVRTTRSGEMILDIEDDTARCTVMVPKDHKLIQDSVLQDEVVGIIGKLTQKDRKIILKKLVRPDVPIRSGMEENDSTTQVAFMSDVHIGSNTFLEERWRNMISWLKDEAEDLNLQYIVIPGDCVDGVGIFPGQEEELLIEDIIDQYKALAEHLKEVPDNIRIVMQPGNHDMVRPAEPQPALNGEVSRLFDSNIMQIGNPAYLRIEGRTILSYHGKSFDDMVNGIKGLSYSQPLKAMEEMLKRRHLAPTYGGKTPFAPERRDYLVIDEVPDIFVTGHVHGAGVSSYNGIRLINASTWQDQTSFQKMHNFVPDPAKLTLVNLGTGKPSLAAF from the coding sequence ATGCGCAGCAGGATCGTTGAGGCCTTGGCCAATGATGGTTTCCTTTTGGACCACGAGACCGAGGAGTACATTCTGGGTCAGGACGCCCCATTGCAATTCGCCCGCCAGGTCATATCCCAGATGGTCCACCGCCCATTGGTGGTGACCATGAGGGATGTGCGTACGGTGGTACGGGTTGAGACCCCGCGGCTTACGAGCTTGCCTCGTCCGATGGCCTCAGGGAAGAGAAGGATCGGTGAGGTGGAGGTCCTCCGCGACATCACCTCGCACTCAGAATGCCTGGCCTCGGTAGAGGGTTTCGCCCGATATTTCCAAGATCGGTACGCCTCTCTGCGCCAGATCTTACTGCGTCGTATGGAATTGGCCGGGGCGCAGACCATCCAGAGGGTGTTGGACCCCAACCGGACCTCTGATTCGAACAAGGAGATCAAGGTCATCGGCATGGTCAACGAGGTGCGGACCACGCGCAGCGGGGAGATGATCCTGGATATCGAGGACGATACCGCCCGCTGCACTGTCATGGTACCGAAGGACCATAAATTGATCCAGGACTCGGTATTGCAGGACGAGGTCGTTGGTATCATAGGCAAGCTGACGCAGAAGGACCGTAAGATCATCCTGAAAAAACTGGTCCGTCCCGACGTTCCCATCCGATCGGGGATGGAGGAGAACGATTCTACCACCCAGGTCGCGTTCATGTCCGATGTGCACATAGGCAGCAACACCTTCTTGGAGGAACGTTGGAGGAACATGATCTCCTGGCTAAAGGATGAGGCCGAAGATCTGAACCTGCAGTACATCGTGATCCCCGGTGATTGCGTGGACGGCGTAGGCATCTTCCCAGGTCAGGAGGAGGAGCTGCTCATCGAGGACATAATAGATCAGTACAAGGCCTTGGCCGAGCACCTTAAGGAGGTACCGGACAACATCCGTATCGTCATGCAGCCTGGGAACCATGACATGGTGCGTCCGGCGGAGCCTCAGCCAGCGTTGAACGGTGAGGTAAGTAGGCTCTTCGATTCCAACATCATGCAGATCGGGAACCCAGCGTATCTGCGTATAGAGGGGCGGACCATCCTATCCTACCATGGGAAGAGCTTCGATGACATGGTCAACGGCATCAAAGGTCTGTCATACTCCCAACCGCTGAAGGCCATGGAGGAAATGCTGAAGCGGCGGCACTTGGCACCCACTTACGGAGGGAAGACCCCTTTCGCCCCGGAGAGGCGGGACTATCTGGTGATCGACGAGGTGCCAGACATCTTCGTCACCGGTCACGTTCACGGTGCCGGCGTGTCATCATATAACGGAATCCGCCTCATCAATGCCTCGACATGGCAGGACCAGACCTCCTTTCAGAAGATGCATAACTTCGTGCCGGACCCGGCCAAGTTGACCCTGGTGAATCTGGGTACCGGGAAGCCCTCGTTAGCTGCTTTCTGA